The Desmonostoc muscorum LEGE 12446 genome includes a region encoding these proteins:
- a CDS encoding ATP-binding protein: MHSPAGLSQELLTASDADKINYFTNFTVVHRLLKQAYEELLDAVNNPGGASLIFLFGPTGVGKTTLLSQVMKIIFEQNQGLMMQDLAYLPIAGVEARSPDSGSFDWKDYYKSVLIALREPFADYKVRVSSSRVYASGSEQKTVKVKPNLGDLRADVEYIFRQRQLKIFLVDEAQRFAKIA; this comes from the coding sequence ATGCATTCTCCCGCAGGCTTATCCCAAGAGTTATTAACAGCATCTGATGCGGATAAAATAAATTATTTTACTAACTTTACAGTAGTACATCGGCTTTTAAAGCAAGCTTATGAAGAATTGTTAGATGCGGTGAACAATCCAGGGGGTGCATCATTAATTTTCTTGTTTGGTCCTACAGGTGTGGGAAAAACAACCCTCTTATCTCAAGTAATGAAAATCATCTTTGAACAAAACCAAGGTTTAATGATGCAAGATTTAGCATATCTTCCCATTGCGGGAGTAGAAGCGCGTTCTCCAGACAGCGGTTCTTTTGATTGGAAAGATTACTACAAAAGCGTTTTAATTGCTTTAAGAGAACCATTTGCTGATTATAAGGTTAGAGTATCTAGTAGTCGGGTTTATGCTAGTGGTAGCGAACAAAAAACAGTAAAAGTTAAGCCTAACCTCGGTGATTTACGAGCTGATGTAGAGTATATATTTAGACAGAGACAGTTAAAAATTTTTCTAGTTGATGAAGCGCAACGTTTTGCCAAAATAGCTTAA
- a CDS encoding TniQ family protein produces the protein MLDNQLNLKPPWYTQQIDVPQRSHLYPLKPLLLGTAFTESLTSYITRLAATHQIPTGILLAQELAPKINRYKGPNPDSLSQIFFHIFFNQTGAWNGTGTMALEPLLVLQKLTQQPILKYLTLIPWSKVVPTRNLLRKYKAWCPLCYSEWSNNGLPLYEPLIWSISTVKICSRHQYPLMNYCPNCGQNVYLLAWNTKNGFCCRCHYWLGTACSMLESKFYHTEEGEWHNFVAQQVGELIAQTPYLIEPPNRESVALAINKCIDVVTQGNAKAFAEQMHLSLTVPRDWRVGNALPQLNKLLRVCYRLSISLIDVYLGRLNLDSSIVLKDLPLSEQYSQTNRPFDLNKVRSFLELHQESFPPQSLKHLAFQIGYDSADLSRHLPDLCRRISARYKLHTKSCLKPRV, from the coding sequence ATGCTTGATAATCAATTGAACTTAAAACCCCCTTGGTATACTCAACAAATAGATGTACCACAACGTAGTCATTTATATCCTTTAAAACCACTATTATTAGGAACAGCGTTTACTGAAAGTTTGACCAGCTACATTACACGTTTAGCTGCAACTCACCAAATTCCCACAGGAATTTTACTGGCTCAGGAATTAGCCCCTAAAATTAATCGCTATAAAGGACCAAATCCAGATAGTTTATCACAGATATTTTTCCACATCTTTTTTAACCAAACAGGTGCATGGAATGGAACTGGAACTATGGCACTTGAGCCTTTATTAGTTTTACAAAAGCTAACTCAACAGCCTATCTTAAAATATTTAACATTAATACCTTGGTCAAAAGTTGTACCAACTAGAAATCTCTTGCGTAAATATAAGGCTTGGTGTCCGTTATGTTATTCGGAATGGAGCAACAATGGTCTTCCACTTTACGAGCCATTAATTTGGTCTATTTCAACAGTTAAAATTTGTTCTAGACATCAGTATCCTTTAATGAATTATTGTCCCAACTGTGGTCAAAATGTTTACTTGTTAGCTTGGAATACTAAAAATGGATTTTGCTGTAGATGTCATTATTGGTTGGGTACAGCTTGTTCAATGCTAGAATCAAAATTCTATCATACCGAAGAAGGAGAATGGCACAATTTTGTTGCCCAACAAGTTGGAGAACTAATTGCTCAAACACCATATTTAATTGAACCACCAAATCGAGAATCAGTCGCTCTAGCTATAAATAAGTGTATTGATGTTGTGACTCAGGGTAATGCTAAAGCTTTTGCCGAACAAATGCATTTAAGTCTTACTGTTCCTAGAGATTGGCGTGTTGGCAATGCATTGCCTCAACTTAATAAACTATTACGTGTATGCTACCGATTATCAATTTCTCTAATTGATGTTTATCTCGGCCGCCTTAATCTTGATAGCTCTATAGTTTTAAAGGATTTACCATTATCCGAACAATACTCTCAAACTAATCGCCCATTTGATCTAAATAAAGTGCGTTCCTTTTTAGAACTACATCAAGAATCTTTTCCACCCCAATCGCTCAAACACCTTGCATTCCAAATTGGTTATGACTCAGCTGATTTGTCCCGACACTTACCCGATTTGTGTCGTCGAATATCTGCACGTTATAAATTACACACCAAATCTTGTTTAAAACCCCGTGTATAA